One Capsicum annuum cultivar UCD-10X-F1 chromosome 2, UCD10Xv1.1, whole genome shotgun sequence genomic window carries:
- the LOC107861078 gene encoding protein PHLOEM PROTEIN 2-LIKE A9-like — MASKAHYQGNQVFRKTEKGYIVYPKALNIVWGNDKRFWKLPNYEKDGAELIQVNWLEVTGCIDNVEKKTVYDIGFTVSLMTDAFGWSNSPIYIMAKWGDNTQWRKVNLASEINGKKMTPKNIKITKGKGNNVDKICFGLYEVWNKKWKGGLKIHSVNLTEI; from the exons ATGGCTTCAAAAGCTCACTATCAAGGCAATCAAGTATTCCGTAAAACAGAAAAG GGTTATATAGTTTATCCGAAAGCTCTCAATATTGTTTGGGGAAACGATAAACGCTTTTGGAAGTTACCCAATTACGA GAAGGATGGTGCGGAACTTATACAAGTAAATTGGTTAGAGGTAACTGGTTGCATTGACAATGTAGAGAAGAAAACGGTATATGATATTGGATTTACAGTGTCACTAATGACTGATGCGTTCGGTTGGAGCAATTCACCAATTTACATTATGGCTAAATGGGGAGATAACACTCAATGGAGAAAGGTGAATTTAGCAAGTGAGATTAATGGCAAAAAGATGACACCAAAAAATATTAAGATAACAAAAGGGAAGGGGAACAATGTTGATAAGATTTGTTTTGGATTGTATGAAGTTTGGAACAAAAAGTGGAAAGGAGGTCTCAAAATTCATTCTGTAAATTTGACAGAGATCTAG